The genomic segment aagtggcaggaagggtaagaaggcggttttaagtctcagctttagctactgctctgacctcttgggcttttaactctgcatttggctctgtgtttcttatttaataagactgttacatctacagcaTCCTGGAATCTttttgtagctttgcacctttcctggaactcacttggtagcccaggctggcctcgaactcacagagatctgcctgcctctgcctcccgagtgctgggattaaaggcatgcgccaccaccgcctggcgcatCCTGGAATCTTGAACCTGGAAACTATAAATTTGGCTGTCAAGTGTAGAAACCATAACCCAGTACATAAACATTCACTTCATTTGTTTTCAGTGCCATGCTTTTTTTCTCAACTGTACCCAGGCACCCACCAAGCAAAAAGACCTGCTTTCCATTTCCAACAAAGAACTTTCTGAggcaaggtgtggtggcacacatgtacttccagtacttggaggcagaaacagcACAGAAGAAACTCTGAGGCCTGCTTGATCTGTAGTatttcccaggccagccaggtacacagcaagatcctaatttttgttttgttttgttttattatttatttatttgtgtgtgtgtgtgtgcacacgcctgAGTAAAtgtgtgtccacagaggccagaagagggcatcgggcagatcccctggaactggagttacaggtagttgttagctgccatgtgggtgctgggaatcgatcccgggtcctctggaagagcagccagtgcttttaactgctgagccacctttctgGCCCCCAGAGGTTctaatctaaaaaaaagaaaaaacacttgaGTATTCTCCTGGCGTAGGGGGTAGTTGCCAAGATGTGTGAAGTCAAGACCTGGTAGTTTAATTACTTCAAATAAGCCCCTGAATTTCAGTACCAGCTTTACCCAAAGTCACATCACGACCACTAACTTAAGGGCAGTCTGCTCCCTAGAACTTACTGTTGGTTTAGTTACCACTTCACCACGAAGCCAGCTACCACTAGCCTCTGGCCCCCAACCATCATCTAATGTTTCCATATGCATTCCCGTCCCTTTCTCTTTGGCCGTTTTTCTTTTCCGGGCTGAGGATAAAACCCAGAGTTCCAAACAAAGCTTCTAAGCCACAGTGCCAGCATTTGGGGTCTTTAGGTTAGCCTTGACTTTGCCGTCTGGGGCCCCTGGCGTTAAGGTTAGCACCATCACTACTTATTTCTCCACTTTTTAGTgtagtttttagtttgtttggttttcttgcaGAGAGAATTCCATTGAGCACAAGCTGGCCATGAGCTCACTgtttagctgaggatgaccttgaaattctgatcctcctgcctctacctgcccaGGGCTAGGGTCATAGGCATGTGACAATATGCCCCGTTTTCCCATTCCTCtttgtcattttgtttgtttcttgagacagggcctcactatgtactcctggctggccttggaactggctatgtaaaccaggctgcctttgaactcctaaatgctgggattaaagacgtggaccaccacacccagctgctcttttcatttattttacttgcATGAAGAGTTCCCCAATTTTTCTCCCAAGGTCTTGGAGACTTCTTTGTTAGAAATGGAAAACAGGGTTTTCACCTTGATGGGCACCTGGGTATACAGTTGAAGGGGCAAAAATGACAGagggccaggcgtggtggcacacgcttttaatcctagcactcaggaggcagagccaggaggatctctgagtttcaggccagcctggtctagagtgagatccaggacaggcaccaaaacaacacagagaaaccctgtcttgaaaaacaaacaaaacaaaacaaaaaacagttcaAACACCACTTCCTCCAAGAATTCTTTTcctgggactgaagagaaagctcagtggttaagagcactgagtgctctttcagaggaccctggttcgattcccagcacccacatggtggctcagaactgccTATTACTCTGGTTCTAGAGAATCCTATGCTCTCTCTGATCTCCATGGACAGTGCATGCACAttgtgcacagatatacatgcatgcCAAACACCCATACtcgtaaaacaaataaatcttaaaaataaaaaaaaaaagctttgcacCTGCACTAACAAAACACTGGAGTGGGAGACCATATCGTTTGTCTTTATATCCCTGGAGCTAGCACCTAATTGATAATCAGAGATAGAAAGGTGGATGGAAGGAGCCAGGACCTGAGAACCACCTGGGCTCCGGATCAGGAAGGAGCCTTAGGGAGAATAGCTTAACACTCCATCAGGCTTCCCTTGGGAGAGATTGGCCAGCAAAGAGCCCATGACTACCCAGTATGGAGGAACACACTCGAATTTCCACCGCCCTCACCTGCACAGGGCCAATGCTTAATAAATTCTTATAAATTCAATAATGCCATCAGACAGTGTCAATTAAATCTGACAGGTCTAAACAGCTTTTGGGCCACAAGAACTGTttcagtggtggctcacacctttaatcccagcattagggaggcagagacttCGTTATTCAACTTGCGggggctggggtgaggggcaAAACTTGTGCGAAAGTCATGTCGGGCCACTCTTCCTcaataaatcaattaaaacaGCCAAATTAAAAGTGGAATGCCGAAAAAGTAGGCTTACTCAATGTGGCCACATcgggaagagggacaaagagatccAGCAAGCCCCGTTAGCCAGCCTTCACGGTCCTAAAGTAACACCAAGGTTATTTATAGAGGACTAAGAATGTGTACATCTAAGTAGTCCCAGTCAAGGGGTGGTCACACCCACCACTGACGCATCATTGCCTGGGTTCAGTCTCATTCTGTAATGTGGTGTGCAGGTTATTAGAACTGTGTAAAACCTTGGAAGACGAGCCCCCCCCTCTGGCTGGtgccctttccttctcccagcatgagagtCCTAGGAAAATACCCATTTCTTTGGGATCCATTATTTCAGTTGTCTGACAGTCAGAATGAAGAGACCCAAGTGTCTCTTTAGAGTatcttcatctctgtgagttcctgcccagcctggtctacagcgagacccccagaaaacaaaaaagtcGATACCGCCTCTTTCCACCCGCCACGATCTGACACTAGAGTCCTGGAAGTCATACTAGATCAGGTGGACCCGGAAGGGCGAGGCCGCGCTGAGCATCCTGGGAATTGTAGTGTTCGCTACAGTGGCCTCTGCGCAGGCGCACACAAACAGGCATTTCCGGGCCTTGGCGCCCCATCTCGAAAAAGACGGCCTGCGGGACTTTCCCCGGGAACCATGGCTACCTACAGCCTGGCGAACGAGCGGCTGCGCGCCCTGGAGGACATCGAGCGCGAAATCGGCGCCATCCTCCAGAACGCAGGTTCGGGAGGCGGGGAGCGCAGCTCAGGGAGAGAAGGCCGGGCGGGACTCCGCGCGCGGTGTGGGCGGGACCTGAGTGCTGGCCTGAGGGCGGGGCTACGTGGCCAGCCTCGGTCTAACGCCGCCCTCTGCCCGCCCTGGCAGGAACGGCGATCCTGGAACTGTCCAAGGAAAAAACCAACGAGCGGCTTCTGGACCGGCAGGCGGCAGCCTTCACCGCTTCTGTGCAGCACGTGGAGGCGGAGCTTTCGGCTCAGATCCGCTACCTAACCCAGGTGGGTGTGTTTAGAAGGTGCTGGGCGGGGACCCCAGCTCCCCACCACAGCCCTAGCCTTaggggttccctgagctttagctgggtaagactgtttgTTATGCCGGCgtaggcattttctttttcattcttttttttttttttttttttttcctttttcaagacagggtttctctgtgtagctttggagcctgtcctggaactcactctgtagaccaggctggcctcgaactcagagatttgcctgcctctgcctctgcctccaaagagctgggactaaaggcgtgctccaccaccgcccggcttgaagtAGCCTCATTTCAGGGCTGGTTTAGTCCTCTTAAAGCtagggattaaaagtgtatagGGTGTGTAAACAATACCTAGCCAGACCAGGTGGtataggcctgtaatctcagccactCAAGAGGccggagaatcacaagttcaaaaccTGTCTGGGCAATTTAGACCCAGTAGGTAAAAAAGAGGGCGGGGCCCCatgatagagcacctgcctactATAAAGGAGGCCCCAGTGCTGAACAGAACATAAAACTGAAGCCACTGAACTTTGCTCCCAGAAACTTGACCTGATGATGCCCCATATGCTTGGGGACCAAGTAAAGGGACAGCACTAGGCCAAAGTCCTTACTCTGCAGTCTTATCCTCCAACTCTAGGAAGTACTCACTGCCGGccacatttcacagatgaggttCACATGGGTTAAGTGGTTTGCCTTAGATCACTGAGCTACCACACAGCTAAGGTAGATCAGAGACCTGATGTCTGGTGGTGGGGTGGTCAAGAAAGGCAGTGCTCCACTGATTGATCTAACTGTCCTGTAGGTGGCCACAGGGCAGCCCCACGAGGGCTCCAGCTACTCTTCCAGGAAGGATTGTCAAATGGCACTAAAGCGAGTGGACTATGCCCGCCTCAAGATCAGTGATGTGGCACGCACCTGTGAACAGATGCTGGAGAACTAAGTCAAGATGATGCAGAGTGTGACCTGCACCCTGGGACAGAAGCCAGAGACTGGTAGGCTGGGGAGCAGAGTGATGCGTGCTCTACTGGTCAGGGCAGATGAGGACCATGGAACAGAAAGTAGAACTGGAGACTCTAGCCCACGCCTGCCCACAGATCTGTTCTGGCTCCTCCAGCAAGATGGCCCTGCTTTCCACTACACAAGCTCAGAGGGGAGTCAGAGAGACAACTGCCCAACCCACTTCCTCATGCACACCCTGCCCTAgggttccagaagatccaataaaaatatcctttttttGTTAAGGTCTATTTTTACTTTACAAATATGGCTATTttcccacatgtatgtctgtacaccacatatatgcagtgcctgtggaagccagaagaaggtgttgga from the Peromyscus eremicus chromosome 8a, PerEre_H2_v1, whole genome shotgun sequence genome contains:
- the Med11 gene encoding mediator of RNA polymerase II transcription subunit 11; protein product: MATYSLANERLRALEDIEREIGAILQNAGTAILELSKEKTNERLLDRQAAAFTASVQHVEAELSAQIRYLTQVATGQPHEGSSYSSRKDCQMALKRVDYARLKISDVARTCEQMLEN